A genomic segment from Lignipirellula cremea encodes:
- a CDS encoding DUF1549 and DUF1553 domain-containing protein, producing MKYHRPLCIFCWIAALSLLAMLCGLRTASIHAAETAVTESVPAGVKIVEMRVEPASIKLQHRFDYRQILVTGVTAEGQSVDLTRIAKLSGGEQVLEINEQRLALAKADGEGELLFEFDGMKQTIPVQVTGIGDPYETSFIRDVQPAFSKMGCNAGTCHGSKDGKNGFKLSLRGYDSQYDYRAFTDDIGARRFNRAAPDQSLMMLKATGSIPHVGGVRMTVDDPYYKLLREWIAKGVKYDGETSTRVASIEVHPQNPIVPRAGMKQQMRVVATYTDGAVRDVTREAFIESGNIEVIEASPNGVLTMLRRGEASVLVRYEGAYAATTLVVMGDRSEFVWEQQPTYNYIDQHVYSKLERMKIQPSELCTDEEFVRRVYLDLTGLPPTADQTRAFLANPLASKEKREALVDTLIGSPAYVDHWTNKWSDMLQVNRKFLGEEGAVALHDWIQHQVAANTPYDEICRQVITASGSNIENPPASYWKILRDPADAMENTTHLFLAVRFNCNKCHDHPFERWTQDQYYNLSAYFAQIGRKEDPAYKGKTIGGSAVEGKKPLVEVIFDSGAGEVTHDRTGVTAPPSFPYSHDDLADASASRREQLAQWITSPDNQYFARSYANRLWGYLFGPGIIEPIDDIRAGNPATNPELLDALTADFIAHDFDVQHMLRTICKSRTYQHSVRTNRWNDDDQINYSHALPRRLPAEVLYDAIHVATGSVTHIAGVPAGFHASQLPDVGVKLEFLDDFGRPVRESSCECERSSGMVLGPIMKLVNGPTVSNALADPQNGIASLVASQPDDRKLVDEMFLRFLSRHATEAEMKLGVEALQLAGEEQADHAVRLAAYEKQLDAKQADWEEGLSGEVLWSVLKPTEMKSSGGATFTADDDGVILVGGPNKTGTYTIVASSDLPAVTGIRLETLPDDSLTGKGPGRSSNGNFVLNEVRLLAAPAATPDKAEKLSLSHASADFSQSGWAVAGAIDGNAGTGWAISPEFGKPHTAVFAVSQAAAFPGGSRLTIELDQQYSGGDHQIGKFRLSATSSPQPASGSNLPDNIVAILGVKKADRTPAQLQTMADYYRQLDGEYQALQQAVAQSADALKNRRLLGAQDLAWALINNPSFLFNR from the coding sequence ATGAAATACCATCGTCCGCTTTGTATCTTTTGCTGGATCGCCGCCCTGTCGCTGCTGGCGATGCTTTGCGGCCTGAGAACGGCCTCGATCCATGCGGCCGAAACCGCGGTGACGGAATCGGTGCCGGCCGGGGTCAAAATCGTTGAAATGCGCGTCGAACCCGCCAGCATCAAGCTGCAGCACCGTTTTGACTATCGCCAGATTCTGGTGACGGGCGTGACGGCCGAAGGACAATCGGTCGACCTGACCCGCATCGCCAAACTGTCTGGCGGCGAACAGGTCCTGGAGATCAACGAGCAACGTTTGGCCCTGGCGAAGGCCGACGGAGAAGGCGAGCTGCTCTTTGAATTCGACGGCATGAAACAAACGATCCCGGTGCAAGTCACGGGCATCGGCGATCCGTATGAGACCAGCTTTATCCGCGATGTGCAGCCGGCGTTTTCTAAAATGGGCTGCAATGCGGGCACCTGCCATGGCTCCAAGGACGGCAAGAACGGCTTCAAGCTGTCGCTGCGGGGATACGATTCGCAGTACGACTACAGGGCCTTTACCGACGACATTGGCGCCCGACGCTTCAACCGCGCCGCGCCCGACCAGAGCCTGATGATGCTCAAGGCGACCGGCTCCATTCCGCATGTGGGCGGCGTCCGTATGACGGTTGACGACCCGTACTACAAACTGCTCCGTGAGTGGATCGCCAAAGGCGTCAAGTACGACGGTGAAACCAGCACCCGCGTCGCCAGCATTGAAGTACATCCACAAAACCCGATCGTCCCCCGGGCCGGCATGAAGCAGCAAATGCGCGTGGTGGCGACTTACACCGACGGCGCCGTCCGCGATGTGACCCGCGAGGCGTTCATTGAAAGCGGCAACATCGAAGTCATCGAAGCCAGCCCCAACGGCGTGCTCACCATGCTTCGCCGCGGCGAAGCCTCGGTCCTGGTCCGTTACGAAGGCGCCTATGCGGCGACGACCCTGGTCGTGATGGGGGATCGCAGCGAGTTCGTCTGGGAACAACAGCCGACCTACAACTACATTGACCAGCACGTTTACAGCAAGCTGGAGCGGATGAAAATCCAGCCCAGCGAGCTCTGCACCGACGAAGAGTTCGTCCGTCGCGTGTATCTGGATCTGACCGGCCTGCCGCCGACCGCCGACCAGACGCGCGCCTTTCTGGCGAACCCGCTGGCCTCCAAAGAAAAACGGGAAGCGCTCGTCGATACGCTGATCGGCTCGCCCGCCTATGTCGACCACTGGACCAACAAATGGTCCGACATGCTCCAGGTGAACCGCAAGTTCCTGGGGGAAGAAGGCGCCGTCGCCCTGCATGACTGGATCCAGCACCAGGTCGCCGCTAACACGCCGTACGATGAAATCTGCCGCCAGGTGATTACGGCCAGCGGATCCAATATTGAGAACCCGCCGGCTTCCTACTGGAAGATTCTCCGCGACCCGGCCGACGCCATGGAGAACACGACCCACCTGTTCCTGGCCGTGCGGTTCAACTGCAACAAGTGCCACGACCATCCGTTCGAACGCTGGACCCAGGACCAGTACTACAACCTGTCCGCCTACTTCGCCCAGATCGGCCGCAAGGAAGACCCGGCCTATAAAGGGAAAACCATCGGCGGCAGCGCGGTCGAAGGGAAGAAGCCTCTGGTCGAAGTAATCTTTGACTCGGGCGCCGGAGAAGTCACCCACGACCGGACCGGCGTCACGGCGCCTCCTTCTTTTCCCTACAGCCACGACGATCTGGCCGACGCATCAGCCAGTCGACGAGAGCAGCTGGCCCAGTGGATTACCTCGCCCGACAACCAGTACTTCGCCCGCAGCTATGCCAATCGCCTGTGGGGCTATCTGTTTGGGCCCGGCATCATTGAACCGATCGACGACATCCGTGCGGGAAACCCGGCGACCAATCCGGAACTGCTCGACGCTCTGACCGCCGACTTTATCGCCCATGATTTCGACGTGCAGCACATGCTGCGCACGATCTGCAAATCTCGCACCTACCAGCACTCGGTACGGACCAACCGCTGGAACGACGACGACCAGATCAACTACTCGCACGCCTTGCCGCGCCGTCTGCCGGCCGAAGTGCTGTACGACGCCATTCATGTGGCGACCGGATCGGTCACCCATATCGCCGGCGTGCCCGCCGGTTTCCATGCCTCGCAATTGCCCGATGTGGGCGTCAAGCTGGAATTCCTCGATGACTTTGGCCGACCCGTGCGGGAGAGCTCGTGCGAGTGCGAACGCTCTTCCGGCATGGTGCTGGGGCCGATCATGAAGCTAGTGAACGGGCCGACCGTGTCCAACGCCCTGGCCGATCCGCAAAACGGCATCGCCAGCCTGGTCGCCTCGCAGCCCGACGACCGGAAGCTGGTTGACGAAATGTTCCTGCGGTTCCTCTCGCGGCATGCGACCGAAGCCGAAATGAAGCTGGGCGTCGAAGCCCTGCAGCTGGCTGGCGAAGAACAAGCCGACCACGCCGTTCGCCTGGCCGCATACGAGAAACAGTTGGACGCCAAACAGGCCGACTGGGAAGAAGGCCTGAGCGGCGAAGTGCTCTGGTCGGTACTCAAACCGACCGAGATGAAATCATCCGGCGGCGCCACGTTCACCGCCGACGACGACGGAGTAATCCTGGTCGGCGGTCCCAACAAAACGGGAACCTATACGATCGTCGCCAGTAGCGATCTGCCTGCCGTCACCGGCATCAGGCTGGAAACTCTGCCCGATGATTCGCTCACGGGCAAGGGACCCGGACGCAGCAGCAACGGCAACTTCGTCCTGAACGAAGTGCGCCTGCTGGCGGCTCCCGCGGCGACTCCCGACAAGGCCGAAAAACTGTCGCTGAGCCATGCATCGGCCGACTTCAGCCAGTCCGGCTGGGCGGTGGCCGGCGCCATCGACGGCAACGCCGGCACCGGCTGGGCCATCTCGCCAGAATTTGGCAAGCCGCATACAGCCGTGTTCGCCGTCAGCCAGGCGGCCGCCTTCCCCGGCGGATCCCGTTTGACGATCGAACTCGACCAGCAGTACAGCGGCGGCGATCACCAGATCGGCAAGTTCCGTCTGTCGGCCACCTCGTCGCCGCAGCCGGCTTCGGGCAGCAACCTCCCCGACAATATCGTCGCGATTCTCGGGGTGAAAAAAGCAGACCGCACGCCCGCCCAATTGCAGACCATGGCCGACTACTACCGCCAGCTCGATGGCGAGTACCAGGCTTTACAGCAGGCGGTCGCCCAGAGCGCCGACGCCCTGAAGAACCGCCGCCTGCTTGGCGCCCAGGACCTGGCGTGGGCCCTGATCAACAACCCCTCGTTCCTGTTCAACCGGTAA
- a CDS encoding c-type cytochrome domain-containing protein, translating into MRFNSRVALPWLLIAALLGIPAAAGRTLAAEAAEKPAEGVSYFRDIRPIFQTHCQGCHQPAKQSGEYVMTDFTRLIAGGESGDPAVVAGKPAQSYLIANITPIGDDAPMPKNQPPLSPEQILQIRQWITEGAKDDTPQSNRPQYDADNPPVYAAAPVITSLDYSPDGKLLAVAGYHEVLLHKADGSEIVGRLVGVSERIESVAFSPDGKRLAVAGGNPGRMGEVQVWDVADRKLLLATTVGYDTCYGASWSPDGKLIAFGCPDNTSRAIQSDTGKQVLFNGSHSDWVLDTVFSVAGDHLVTVSRDQSMKLMNVPTERFIDNITSITPGALKGGIHAVDRHPTKDELLVGGADGAPKTYKMFRDQARKIGDDFNRLKTFPALPGRVFDVAYSADGSRAAAGSSFNGAGQIRVFESESAKEIAKIDLPHGGVFAVEFSPDGQTIASGGFDGVVRLHNASTGELVAEFAPAPLAAPADGS; encoded by the coding sequence ATGAGATTCAACTCGCGTGTCGCTCTGCCGTGGCTGCTGATCGCTGCTTTACTGGGTATTCCTGCCGCAGCGGGTCGCACCCTGGCCGCAGAAGCAGCCGAAAAGCCGGCCGAGGGCGTCAGCTACTTTCGCGATATCCGGCCCATCTTTCAAACGCATTGCCAGGGCTGCCATCAACCCGCCAAACAGTCGGGCGAATACGTGATGACCGACTTTACGCGGCTGATCGCAGGCGGCGAAAGCGGCGATCCCGCCGTCGTGGCTGGCAAACCGGCGCAGAGTTACCTGATCGCCAATATTACGCCGATCGGCGACGACGCCCCCATGCCCAAGAACCAGCCGCCCTTGTCGCCTGAGCAGATCCTGCAGATCCGCCAGTGGATTACCGAAGGCGCCAAAGACGACACGCCGCAGTCCAATCGCCCTCAGTACGACGCCGATAATCCGCCCGTCTATGCGGCGGCGCCGGTGATTACCTCGCTGGATTATTCGCCCGACGGCAAACTGCTGGCGGTTGCCGGCTATCATGAGGTCCTGTTACACAAGGCCGACGGATCCGAAATTGTCGGCCGCCTGGTCGGTGTTTCGGAACGGATCGAGAGCGTCGCTTTTTCGCCCGACGGCAAACGGCTGGCGGTCGCTGGCGGCAACCCAGGCCGCATGGGCGAAGTCCAGGTGTGGGACGTGGCCGATCGGAAGCTGCTGCTGGCGACGACGGTTGGTTACGACACCTGCTACGGAGCCAGCTGGTCCCCCGACGGCAAGCTGATTGCATTCGGCTGCCCCGACAATACGTCGCGGGCGATCCAGTCAGACACCGGCAAGCAGGTGCTGTTCAACGGTTCGCACAGCGACTGGGTGCTCGACACGGTGTTCTCGGTGGCCGGCGACCACCTGGTCACGGTCAGCCGGGATCAATCGATGAAGCTGATGAACGTGCCGACCGAGCGGTTTATCGACAACATCACCAGTATCACGCCAGGCGCCCTCAAAGGCGGGATCCATGCGGTGGATCGCCATCCAACAAAGGACGAGCTGCTGGTCGGCGGGGCCGACGGCGCGCCAAAAACCTATAAAATGTTTCGCGACCAGGCCCGCAAGATCGGGGACGACTTCAACCGCTTGAAGACCTTCCCCGCCCTGCCGGGCCGGGTGTTCGATGTGGCCTATAGCGCCGACGGCAGTCGGGCGGCGGCCGGCAGCAGCTTCAACGGCGCCGGCCAGATTCGTGTCTTCGAGTCGGAGTCGGCCAAAGAGATCGCCAAAATCGACCTGCCCCACGGCGGCGTGTTCGCCGTGGAGTTTTCCCCCGACGGCCAGACGATCGCCTCGGGTGGGTTCGACGGCGTCGTGCGCTTGCACAATGCTTCCACGGGCGAGCTGGTGGCGGAGTTCGCTCCCGCTCCACTCGCAGCGCCCGCCGACGGCTCCTGA